TCGACGGACTCAGGCGCTGTCGCGTTGAGGAGAGCCTCCGCGGCGAGAGCGGCGTCGATTCGGCCCGCGATCTCGTCCGGCATGCGCGGCGGGCCCGGCAGCGAGCCGAGCAGCCCCCTGATCTCCTCCAGAGAGGCGTGGACGTCCGCGCAGAGCTCACACGCGTCCAGATGCCGTCGTACATCCGCGCTGCGGGTGGGTGTGAGCAGACCTTCGGTGAGGTCGGAGATCTCCGCGACGTCCGGGTGCCCGGTCGTGTCTGTCGTGGATGTCACGCTCGCCCACCTCCGCCCTTCACAGCAGCTGAATCGCCTGGACCTGTCTCACGGGGACCTGGGTCAGGGGATCCCGCTGCCGGTGGGACGGATGTCCCGTGCACCCGGTTCCGTCCTCCGCCCGATTCTCTGCGGTCACCGGTGTTTTCCGGCCGCAGATGGGTGAGGAGGGGAAGGAGTCTGGCCCGGCCGCGGGCGCAGCGGCTCTTCACCGTGCCGGTCGGCACGTCGAGCATGCGGGCGGCTTCGGCGACCGGATATCCCTGCATGTCCACCAGGACGAGAGCGGCCCGCTGATCGGGCGGCAGCGTACCGAGAGCCTCCAGGAGCTGGCGGTGCAGATCATTGCGCTCCGCCGGTGCCGAAGCCTCCTCGTGGGGCTCCAGGAGCTGCTCCAGGCGCTCGGTGTCGTCGACCGGGGAGGTCTTGCGGGAGGCCGCCTTGCGGGCCCGGTCGAGGCAGGCGTTCACCGTGATGCGGTGCAGCCAGGTCGTGACCGCCGACTGGCCGCGGAAGGTGTGGGCGGCGCGGTAGGCGGAGACCAGGGCGTCCTGGACGGCGTCAGCGGCCTCCTCGCGGTCCCCGAGGGTGCGCAGGGCCACGGCCCAGAGCCGGTCGCGATGACGCCGCACGAGCTCGCCGAACGCGTCGGGATCGCCGTCCACATGACGGGCGAGGAGGTCCTGATCGCTTGCGTCGCCGTATGCGGTGCCATCTGCCATCGGACCCCCTCCCCTGGGATGTGGTGCGCTCAGCCCTTGAACGTCACGTCGGTGATCGCCTGCTTGTAACCGGCGCCGCTGTATCCATCCGTCTGTGCGTACGGCACAGCCGTGATCCACAACAGCACGTACTGCGTCTTGGCCGACTTCGACGCCTTCAACGTAAGAGAGTTGCCGCTCGTGGTGGCGG
This DNA window, taken from Streptomyces sp. NBC_00663, encodes the following:
- the sigM gene encoding RNA polymerase sigma factor SigM: MADGTAYGDASDQDLLARHVDGDPDAFGELVRRHRDRLWAVALRTLGDREEAADAVQDALVSAYRAAHTFRGQSAVTTWLHRITVNACLDRARKAASRKTSPVDDTERLEQLLEPHEEASAPAERNDLHRQLLEALGTLPPDQRAALVLVDMQGYPVAEAARMLDVPTGTVKSRCARGRARLLPLLTHLRPENTGDRRESGGGRNRVHGTSVPPAAGSPDPGPRETGPGDSAAVKGGGGRA